The DNA segment TACGAACTGCTGATTCCAGTTGGAAGGAAATTTTTATGGCCGTCACTAATGTAAAGGCATTGGGAGTTTTGATTAATCCAGATCTTAATGAATGGTCTAATTTTAATGACAGTCTAATCTGTCTATCTGATCTCCGGAAGCTAAGAATTCATCTAGCACTTCCCCCTTATGTGCAGTTTTTCCCTAGGCTTCCTGCTCCGCAATGGAACTCTTTCCCTGAAAAACTAATGCATTTGACACTTGAAGCAACACATCTGCTATGGAAGGATATTAGTTTTCTCGGTAAATTACCCAATCTTGAGGTGCTCAAGCTAAAATATTTTGCATTTCAAGGGAGCAATTGGAATCTAAATGAAGGGGGTTTCAAGAAACTCAAGTTGCTACACATTTTCATGACAAACTTGGTGCAATGGAAAGCAACCAGTGATAGTCTTCCTAGCCTTGAGTGTCTAGTTTTAAGGCATTGCTATAAATTGAAGGAGATGGCTTCTGAGATTGGAGATATTCCCACATTAGAATTGATCGAGTTGCATCATTGTAGCCACGCTGCTGCCACTTGTGTAGAGGAAATTCTTGAAGAACAAAAAAGCATGGGAAATGAAATACTGGTCGCCCATGCCTACAATACCGGAGGTATGTAAAACTCATAAAGCTTAAGAAACTTTTGCTGTGTCCTTTTTTTGGGCTGTCTTTCCCATTTCTATTGACTTTGCCAATCTACAACTTGCAGTGCAATACTTCGACATGAGAGGTGaagttgatgaagaagatgattaTTCTTCCACCTACGGCTCAGATGTAACATATAATCATATGAGCAATATGCATGTAGGTGCAAATACATCTAGCTTGTCTGCTTTCGGATTCATTACTTTCATCCGTTCTCACAGTTGTTTTGAAATTCCTTCTGTATGCTGCTGGCAGAGAAAATTCCTTACCAAGGCGAGGGAAGAAGTACTCAATGTGGAACATACAAGTGAAGATATTAATTTTGATGTTGAAGAGCTAGCATGTAGTCGTTGGATCACTACATGCTTAAAATATGAGGAGAAGCCCAAACAGTTGAGGTTAGAATATGGATCAGAACGTGTACAGGGGGATAGTTCTACCAATAAATTAGCTCAAGGAGCGAGAGTAGCTCGTGATCTTAGTAGAAATCTTAGCCGAAGATCTGAGGAGAAGGCCAAACAGTTGATCTTAGATTATGCAGGATCAGAATGTCGACAGGGAAATGCAGATCTTGAAGTGAGTTTTTCGCCTCCATCCTCTCCAGGTGGTGAAGACATTGATATTACTCCGAATGATAGAAGATATCGCAATTCCAGTAAAAAATCCCAGTTTTATTCAAAGTTGAATAGATTAATTGGGCAAGAGTAAAGATGATTCCAGTTCCTGCTAGATCTTTTGTCCAAGCAAGACAAGATGATCAGGAATGCATGTTACACTGTAGCCATCACCAGTTCCGAAACAGCAGAACTGTCCCACATCAGAGTACAAGATTTTCTTGGATTATATAGGTTGGTTTTAGTTTGACTACTTGAATTAAATATTTTGAGTTGTGTGATATTCGAACTTCTGTGATACGCCCACTCATTCTATACTTGTTTGTGCCACTTAAGTTATGTAACGTACTTAAatattgatttttttatttttgactgTGTTTGATCATATGAGATGCTCAATTCAGTGCACTGCAATGGGTGGAAAGTATTTTGATTTAGCTCAGAGTTAATTAGGATGATATTTGTAGGAAATATTGGGTCCACCATAAGGGGTGCTCTAagattaattaaccataatattCCCTATATAAGTACACTTAGTGTGCAAGAGTACTCTAAGCAATATTTTTTCCTACTCTTAGTCTTCTCCCACAATTAAACTAGTGAGCGCTATTGCATTTGGACAATAGTGCCATAGTGGAAAGCAACAGTGGTTTTCAGCTAATTCCAGCGCTACAGCGCTGGCTAGGCACGGGCACTTTGGAGGCCGACGCTATGGTGCTAGAAACAAAATTAGGCACTGTTTGTGCTTAAATCCTATAATAATGTCTAATTAGTTGACTCTATAGCACTGAATTCCAGATAACTAAAAATTTTAAGAGCTTCATACTACTTGGGGGAAGAGGAATTGAAACCCCCTAGCTCCCGTCCAAGACCAAATCAGGTTTTCAAAGGATTAAAGGTCAAAATTTCCCTTAAGAAATATTGCCATTGAACTCCATTGTGGTTAGTAGTAAACCCTAAGTTGGACTAAGGAAGAGTTTGACATGAACTAATTGTTGGTAAGCGTGTTAGGCTAATAGATGAGGAAAAATATTTAAAGGAGAAAAGCAATAAATTGCACAACACGagacaagatttacgtggtttGATAATTTTCGCCTACTCCACGGCCACACATAAAATAATTGTATTGATATTTAGAGAGAAAGAAGAATGTGAGGGATGTATTACAACTATTTGTAGGCAGAGGAATAGATGAAATCTTCAGCAAAATGTGAACAGACAGTAGGACGACACCAGTAAATCAATTTAATTCATTCACATTTTGCATTCTTTTCattacaacttcctttcttccgTTGTCTTTTTCACatatcttttttctcttttttatttatttctttctttgactttttcacttttgtttcgtcttctcttttttctttcttttacaaaCAACAAGGTTTGCTcccatcaatctccccctcaaaCCCATGTTACATCAATAAAAAAAATGGTTTGCTATTCTCTGGTGTGGTGCCCTCACGTTATCAATCTTGAGGCTAACTGAGGCAGTGCACAACCTTTGTTTGTCAATAATGACAATTTTGGTTAACATATTTGACGGATTTTTCGATCCTGGTATCTTGTGTAGGGAAAGACTTCCTTCACTTATCAACTCTCGGATATGATGATACCTCAGTTGGATATGCTTCGATATTGCATGAAACACTAAATTCTTGGCAAGATGAATTGCACTCTGGCTATCGCTGAAAAACTCACAATTGTCATACTCTTTCCCTAGCTCTTTAAGAAAGTTCTTGAGTCAAATCATCTCTTTTCCAACTTCTGATATTACCATGTACTCTACAATAGAATTTTAATTGGATACGCATGATATCATTAATAAAGGAAAGATAAATAACTGTAGAATATAATACAAATTGAAATGGTTATTGTATGCGTAATAACTCCtttggtatttttaatttttgtatggtCTTATTATCCGCTCTACATTATGGTCATTTTGATCGGTTGAATATGAGGTGGTTAGGCCCACAAAATAATAACAATATGATAACATATACTATATGTTATGTACTCTCTATTATGGTGAACATTTGTGTttgataattttttaaaaattaaaacatTAAACATCTTGTGCTGGCATTAGTTATTATTGTTTTAGTTAGTATATTGAAATAATTGTAGTATTACCAATTTTATGATTGAGTAATCTGAATAACCTGTTAAAAGAGTATATAAGAAATTTACGTAGGATGCAATATTTAACGACATAAAATTCATTCTAAAATATTTTTGCAGATTAGTGTACTATATAATTTAATAGCAAATGGTAATACTAAAGTTAGGAACATGAACGCATACACATCACATAGTATCATACCTGATGATTATATATGTGCAGTAAATCATCTTAGAATTTTTTTCCTATTAAAATCACAGTCAGtgaatgaataaaaaataaatattcattGACAATTATATCTCATTGATTTATTCCCATAAAAATACTACCAATAATTTCTCATGTGGAACCTTTGAAGCTTTCAATGAATATATGGTGAGCTATGATTTTTCCCCCTTCCTGCACAACGCTTAGTTTAGAGTCCTCCtgttaatttgaattttaattttgATCTTGGTCTTCAGCGTTCAATATTTTCCCATGTACAATCCATCTGTTGTTATCTTTCTATCCTCGatggaaaaaaaattgaaagatattttttcaagaaaatcTTAGTATTGAAGAGAAAGAATCCATGGAAATAGCAATGTTGACTCTAGTTAATACTTAACTTCAACACccataaagaaaataaaatgagaaaaaaattctcagatattaaaatataaaaaatacttaaTTCAAATTTATTTCACTAACTTAAACCAATTATCAAAAATTATTGGCTGAAATGTTATAAGCCATATTGGAGAAAAGAAAATTATTCGCTCCTGCTTCTCTCTAGGCGCTGGTTAGTCTAACGTGCGCCCTGGAGTCCTATGGGAAGGGGACGAGGTCGGGGAAGAGGAGGACCTAAGTAGAGATACAAATTGCTTTTGGGAGTGCTATGCTCAATCCAAAGTGAATGCTTCAACATCCAAACAAACAACTACCATAATTCCAATGGAACAGTTACCCTTATCGGAACCATCCTAGAGCTCAACAGTCGAGAAGCGGCAGGTGGTGGAGCCGGTGGAAGAGGATAAAACACCAATACAAGTGAAAACTCATGCGGGGAGTGTAGCTCAATTAAAGATAGCTGAAGCTCCGGTGGTTAATTTACCTACTCAAACACAGGGTGATAAAGTCCTAACACAAAGCAACCTTGAAATTAAGGAGGCAAACCAGGAGATTCCTACGGAGCAAGAGGCAATTGTGAATAAACCTAAATGAAACTCGTTATTTGCTGGAAATAGAGCTGCGGAAAATGGTATGACCTTAACCTATCCCCCCCCCCAGATTGTTAATGGAGAAACAATAGTACAACTAAAAAAGCCGAGGTAGACAAGGAAGCGGAAAAGTGGAAGAATGCCCTTATTGCTTATGTGATGGGAGAAACACGAGGGTATTCCCTCATTTATAGGTACATATCCTAGATGTGGAATACCTTAGCTACACCGGATTTGCACCTTCATAAGGAAGGTTATTATGTGGTTCGATTTCATGATGTTAAAGATATGAATGAAATTCTATTCTTTGGCCCTTATACTATTCAAACTCGACCAATTATTACCATGGACTCCTGCTTTTGATTTTAGCCAGGAGTTTATGACTGATATACCACTGTGGGTTAAGTTCCCAAAATTATCTATGAGTGGCTGGGGATGTGGTTCCTTGGAAAGAATTGCTAGCGCATTAAGGAAACCTTTGTTTGCTGATGAGTGTACAATTAAGCAAACAAGGATCTCATATGCTAGAATGCTAATTGAAGTGAATGTGTCTAAACCACTGTCTGACACAATTACAGTTATGGAGCCAAATTGACAAAAATTTCAGCAGGAGGTAGAATTTGAATGGAAGCCCCAGTTCTGTCCTCAATGCTTAACTATAGGACATATCTGCTCTAAGAAGATACCTGAACAACACTTGATGAAAAGGCAAATACAGAACAAGAGAAGAGGAGATTAAAAGAAGGTGGTTCAGGAATGGAAGCCTAAGAGATACCATCAACTAGCCAAACTGTGGACAAACAACAACTGGATCATCTTGAGGTAGCTCAGCCTAGATTAACTATTAATGAAGGCAAACATCAACAACAAAAAACTAATTCACAAAGTCATGTAGCAACTCTAGATGGAACAGTGAGGAATGCCTCTAACGTCAAGGAGCAAGTGCCAAGCCCGGAATTGAACTTGATTAACTTTCCACAGTTGAGTGCTGCTATGGCTAGCAAATCAAAGACTGGGAAAATTTTGTCATTGCAAAGAGAGGATCAGAGAACTAGACAAGCAAAATCTCCTGATTTAGGAGGTAATACAACTTCTCAATGACTTGGCTTATATGGAACATTAGAGGTGTAAATAAAGTGTATAAAcataggggtcgtttggtttgaatacgACTTATACCGGGATAAGTTATACTAGTATAAGTTATGCTGAGATAAGTTATGCTGGAattagttatgctgggattattttttatccattatttggtatgttgtattaaatatgacaattgcataatttgtaAGAAGAATATATAAGTTATatcggtgctaattaccccaccctctataaggtataagttattccggtGTTGATTTTAATCCTGGAATAACTTATACCTGATTTGCTAACCAAACgaagtattaaggtggtattaaatttttataccaacaCTATGCCttttatacctcataccaaacgaccccataGAGAGTTAAAGAAGTATATAAgatcaaaaaatatcaaattacTGGGGCTGCTGGAAACTAGAGTCAAGCAACACAAATGTCCCAAAATTGCTAAGACTATTGCTCCCAATTGGGGTATTATTAATAACTACTCCTTTGTTATTAATGGAAGAATCTAGCTGATGTGGGATCAAGGAACTTACAATATAACAGTGCTGAAAGTGGAAGCTCAATTAGTACATTGTGAAGTTAGAGAATTCTTCTCTAACTTTCAGTGTATTTTGACTGTTGTTTATGGGTTCAATACTGTGGAGGAAAGGAGATATATTAGTTCAATACTGTGGAGGAAAGGAGATATCTATGGGACACTCTTCAAAATATCTCATGTAATACTGCCTATGGCTAGTGTGTGGGGACTTTAGTGCAATATTATCGACTACTGATAGAATGAGTTATCACCTTGTGAGTTTCAGTGAAGTGAAAGATTTTTCAGACAGTATTAATGCCACTCTACTAAGTCAATTACAATGGAAGGGTGAATACTTCACATGGTCAAACAAGCAGCAAGGATCAGATAGGGTTAGCAACAAAATTGATAGAGCATTTAGTAACTGTGACTGCATGATGATGTGGGCCATATTGTCTTAGAATATGACCTCCCTAATATTTCAGATCATGCCTCAATGCTATTGACATTGCAGAGTGTGAACCATAGCATCAGAGCTCCATTCAGATTCTTCAACATATGGAGTGAGCATGCACAATTCTTGGAGCTAATTGATGTCCACCGGAAGAAACAGCTTGATAGAGATCCTATGCAGAATATGTGAAACAAGCTAAATGCTCTGAGGCCAACCTTCAAGCAGCTGAATCAAAGAGAGTTTCAAGCCACATCATTGAAGATTGAGAAGGCAAGAGAAGAATTACAACACATTCAAGCTGTACTAGTGGCCAAATATGATGATAGTCTTGTGATTAAGGAGAAAGAAGCTTTGAtgaattttgaaaaatgggacctaCTTGAGGAAAGTATACTAAGGAAAAAGTCTAGAGCCCAATGGATACAGTTTGGGGACTCAAATTCTAAGTACTTTGCTGCAGTTATGAAGGAATGAAGCCAAATGAAGCAAATCATGGAACTTAATTCCCTTTCAGGTGCTAAGCTAACTGATCCTAAGGAGCTCAGAGATGAGATTGTATCATTCTACAAAGGGTTAATAGGGACTTCTAATCCCTCACTAAAGACTGTCACTAAAGTTACAATGAGCAAGGGACCCAAGCTAAGTCATGAACAGTAAATCTCCTTGTGTGCTCCAGTTACTGACCAAGGAATACCTGATGGACTTAGTTCAATTGGAAATGATAATTCTCCAGGGATGGATGGGTATAATACCTATTTTTTAAGAGGGCATGGAGTATATTGTGCCAGAGATTACTAGGGCAGTAAGAAGATTCTTTGAGAGTGGCAAGACGAATTGAGCTATTAACTATACTTCTCTCACCCTGATCCCTAAAACTGGTCATCCTGTTACTGTGAAAGAGTACAAACCAATTGCTTGTTGTACTGTTCTGTACAAAATTATTTCCAAAGTACTTGCCTCAAGACTCTAGAAAGTTATTGCATCAGTAGTATGTGAAGCAAATTCTGGATTTATTCCAAGCAGGAAGATATCAGATAACATATTCCTTGCTCAAGAACTGGTGAAGTCATATACAAGGAAGAATATTTTCCCTAGATGTATGATAAAAATAGAACTTCAAAAGGCCTATGAGTCAGTGGAATGAATATTTCTGGAGCAGGTCCTAGATGAACTTGGTTTTCCTAGACAATTCACTATGTGGACCTTAGAATATGTGAAGACAATCAACTATTCTATCTTAATTAATGGTGAACCCACAACACCATTTGATAGAGCTAAAGGACTAAGACAGGGAGACCCAATTTCTCCATTTCTCTTTGCCTTAGCCATGGAATATTTAAGCAGAAAGATTAATGAGTTGAAAGGAAATAGAAAGTTCAAGTATCATCCAAAGTGCTCTAAACAAGCAGTGACTCATTTATCATTTGCAGATGATTTACTATTATTCTCTAGAGGAGAtgttgaatatgtttccataTTGAATAGGTATTTCTTGGACTTCTCATCTACTTCAAGACTTCAAGCTAACAAAGCGAAGAGTTCCATTTATTTTAGAGGAGTCACTCAAATCATTCAAGATCAAATCCTACATAAGTTAGGATTTCCAAAAGGAGATCTCCCTTTCAAATATCTAGGAATCCCCCTCTCAACAAAAAAGATCTCATTACTATAGTGGTAGCCATTGATCAACTGGTATCTAGAATCTCATCTTGGACTGCAAAAAAACTCTCGTATGCAGGGAGATCTCAGTTAATCCAAACAGTCCTCTTTAGTATTCAAGTATATTGGTCTCAATTGTTTGCTATTCTTTCAAAAGTACTAAGTACAATTGAGGCCTATTATAGAAGTTACTTATGGTCTGGTACAAACACAATCACAAGGAAAGCTCTAATTTCTTGGGATAAGGTTTGTACTTCAAAGTCAATTGGTGGCCTAGGCTTGCTAAATATACGACTATGGAATAAAACTGTGATAGCTAAGGCAAGTTAGGATATAGAGCATAATGTAGATAGGTTGTGGATCAGGTGGCAACATGCGTACTACATCAAGAACGAATAATTTAGTCAAATGCCTATTCCTCAACAGGCATGATAGATGGTGAGGAAAATATTTGAAGCAAGAGACACAATGGCACTAATTCAAGATACCAAATCAGGTAGTTTAATCAAGCAGATTTACCTTAAGCGTATTGGTGATAATGAGAGAATAACTTGGAAGACTTTGAGATTTGGAAATGATGCTAGACCAAAAGCTCAATTCACAATTTGGCTGCAGATGCATGGGAAGCTATTGACTGCTGATAGACTTGCCTCCCGAGGGATAAATGTAGATCTTATATGCAATTTATGCAAGAGTCGTGATGAAACAAGAAATCACTTATTCATGGAGTGTCCTTTCTTTAACAAAGTCTGGGAAGGAGTGTTGAAATGGATGCAGGTTCCTCTCTTCAGGACATCATGATGGGAGCTACTGAAGAAATGGATCATTAATGCATCAAAGGGTAAATCACAAAGAGCTCAGATCTTTAAATTGGCTTATACAGAATGGGTGCATACTATGAGGATTGAGAGAAATCAGAGAAGGTTTGAAAAAATAGCAAAGTCACAGTCAATTGGTGAGGGAGATAGCATATGTTTGTAATATCTGGGTGTCTACTTGAATTAAAACTCTGGTTCGGCAACTTAATATTTAGTTTAGCTCTAGTAGTTATGTAGTTCTTTGTGTTCTAGTAGTGATAGTACTAGACTAGATAGCAGATTGTGATGTAGTCTAGCTATGGATCCTCATTGTAATCATTCTGATAATTAATAAAAATTTTAGTtaccaaaaaaatagaaaaaatgagtttcgttCGGTTACAAtaagaaatcaaaataaaagcCTTAAAAAATAGCTTTGCCTTTTGTAGCCTCATATCTTAAAACCATCAGGCTTCTGATGCTTTTATTTTAAAGAGTCAAAAGAAAAGTTAGTCAACAATGTGAAGGAACACAACTATTTATGAAAAGTCActtcttgaaaaataaataaatttaaaggATGAAAAACATATCTAACGCATTAGCATTCTAGCCCTTTTTCATATACTTGATATGGGATATCAGTTTTCATTAAGTGTAAATTGGCTTAAATATTCAATCACAATTGCGTACAATTGATcataaaattattattaattgtaTTAGATCCCTTCATAAATTAAAAAGacatatttttaaaagaaaagatacTAAGATATTAGTTTCGTACACATGGAATAACATTAGCAAACTTGGTATAAAATCCAGCGGTCAAAGTGCTGCCTTTTTTCCATTAATATTTATTGTTGCTGTTTGACATACACATCTTTTGTAATTAGTCTTGGCGTGAGTTCTCCTTATTGGTGAAAAAGAAGTGGGATTGCTTGTTCCAAGCTTCATCAAGCGCTTCTTTCCATGTCTTTACTTTTACTCCATCCGTGTCATATTATCTGTCATGTTTTTTTGTATACGCTccttaagaaaaattaattagaatGGAATTTTGATTACTTTACTCTTATTCATATCTTAATATTTAATCTCTCTTCAAGGATAATTATTACTAagagtaaaaaagaaaaaaataattaattttgtcttgaacttctaaagtaaaaataatttgagacaactatttttagtaaccATGACTGTTAATATGAGACGGAGGGAGTATTTGTCTTCTCTAATGCTCCTATTTAGCTTTGGAATTTCTTGAGGTTTTGAAATTATTGGAATTCAAGAGATTTGGCAATTTTTGGTTGAGGATTTTGGGAGTCTTTGGAACAATTTGtgaaaaagattttttttcttgGGAATTTGTTTCTCCTTTTTGGGTTTGTATCTGATCGAGGAAGTTTTAACACTAATGAGATAATCATGTGTAGATATTGCATAAATGAATGGACATGACCATTGATGAAGGGGTGTgtatcgtttttttttttttatataaataataATTAGTTTTTATTACATTTTTATAAATAGGATACTTAAATTATTGAAAAGGGCATTTTAATAATTCAATTTTAACTTTTGAGGCTcccacttttataataatatataaattattattGCGTACATATTATTGTAAGTGGCCTGCTTTAGCCTCGTTACTTATTCGTCGAGGTTAGGTTCGATACTTACAGAGTACATAAATTGGTTGTACCCATACTACGCTCTATACTTCTTGTGCAGATAGATACCAAAGTTGATCCTAGCAATGCATAGTGAGACTGCCCGGATCCAGCTACttgtggagacttgaggtatagctgcACGACAACCCTAAAGTCCCCTTCTATTTATTTCATCATTGCTATTTATTTAGATTCAAACAGTTCTAATTTTGAGATAatttgatggagttttgaggtggttaaaaatttaaatttgagCCAAATTCGAGTAAACATGAACATGAAAAAAGATAAGATGTGTATCCCCTGTATATCCTTCATGTCTCATTTGTGTATCTCATTTGTATCCATTGTATATCCTACTGAGAAAACT comes from the Nicotiana sylvestris chromosome 4, ASM39365v2, whole genome shotgun sequence genome and includes:
- the LOC104230143 gene encoding protein CHUP1, chloroplastic-like, whose protein sequence is MASEIGDIPTLELIELHHCSHAAATCVEEILEEQKSMGNEILVAHAYNTGVQYFDMRGEVDEEDDYSSTYGSDVTYNHMSNMHRKFLTKAREEVLNVEHTSEDINFDVEELACSRWITTCLKYEEKPKQLRLEYGSERVQGDSSTNKLAQGARVARDLSRNLSRRSEEKAKQLILDYAGSECRQGNADLEVSFSPPSSPGGEDIDITPNDRRYRNSSKKSQFYSKLNRLIGQE